Part of the Heptranchias perlo isolate sHepPer1 chromosome 20, sHepPer1.hap1, whole genome shotgun sequence genome is shown below.
GAACCATTACAAACAAATAGCACAACTGATCTGGCAAATCAGTGGCTCGCAAACAATGATCAAATTATTTCAGTCCTGTTCTGTTCTGTCTTCACGACTGAATCCAGTTCGGTTGTCGGAAAAAATGTGAATTCCCAGCATCCCTGCTTAATGCAGCGTTCAGTTCACGGATCTCTGTATTACATAGAAtaacatagaacgtacagcacagaaacaggccattcggcccaatcggtccatgccggtgtttatgctccacacgagcctcctcccacctctcttcatctcaccccatcagcatacccttctattcctttctccctcatgtgtttatccagcttccccttaatgtCCGATGGCTGAAGGGAGCGATCTGTTCTCCGGCATGTGGCAGCCCATGTGCAATTCACTGCTTCATTCTTGCAGTCTTGAGTCGGCGGGCAACTTGTGACATTGCACATGACGGACTAAGGCATTGGTAACACATATATTTCACAATTTTAGGAATGTGAAGGGTTTTGGCATTCCTTAGTGCAAAGTCAGCCTCCGCACTTAAGCTCTCCAAATTTGGAAAATTAAATCCTTGTCATTTCCAACACAGGTAAGGATTGGGTCTGGTCAGTATTTTGTGCATCTCCAACATCACTTTTGGGTCAATTGAGGAGATCCAGCTGTCTGATGGGACAATGCAATCTGGAACGGTTTGGAATTTGCCCAAGGCCCCTCGTCCCTCAACGAGATTGTCTTTTCCAACCACCGACATCACACCAATAGAGGGCCGCAGAACCTTCGTTTCAAGTTCTGCCGCTGCGTTATAACACGACACTTACCGCGATGCAGTTGTTTGTCGGGACAATTTTCTTCTTACATGTGAACATCTTTTTCAGCTCTGCCCTGAACCGGTCGTGCAGCCAGGCGTAGAGGAAGGGATTACAACAAGCGGAGCTCATCGCAAAACAGTGGCACAGGAGCTGAATCAGGTTGAAGTAGTCCTTATTGATTAGCTTGATGTCGATATCGCGGATGATATTGAAGACGTGAAGAGGGAGCCAACAAACACCGAACGCAGCCACCAGCAGCACCAACAGCCGAAATATCTTCTTGCGTTTCACCTTCTCCCATTTCTCTTGGTTGTGCGTGGCATTGCCGGGGACCACACGGTTCTTGAGTTTGAGGGTGATACGGAGGTAGGACAAGGAGACGGCTGAAAGCGGGAGGATGTAGGTTATGATGAGGGTGCTGTAGGCATAAGCAAGGTGCTCCTTCTTCATTCTCATCCAGAACTCCTCACAGATGGTCAGGTCCTGGTCCTGGAACTCTATGTGGTATGTGTGCGCAAGTGCAGGAGCTGCCAGAGCACAGGACATCAGCCAGACACCAGCCAAGATATACGTACAGGTAGTGATGGAGATACGTTTCTTTAGTGGATGCACCGTGGCATAATATCTGTTGGAAGAAGTGAGAGGTAACATTCAATAATCACACTGGTACTTCTCCTTCTGATCACTCTGAATAAACTTCAGACAAACCACCTCTTTCTAATCCAGTTGCAAAGGTGCCTCactcatggctcagtgggtaacactgctTATTGAGTTACTGAACAATGcagaccagaaagatcccagatgcaatccttggcctgtgctgagCTGGTGATGAGATCACACTGCAATTGGTCACAATGCCCCAGGCCGGGAACGTGAGAATGTCGGCAAGGTTTCCCGTCCCTGAGAGGTGTT
Proteins encoded:
- the LOC137336154 gene encoding prolactin-releasing peptide receptor-like, which encodes MVSISTESWSLDPANTTAYQIALMDNANSSSQFTGVELIQSFKPLIIPCYVLVVFIGIFGNYLLLYVICKTKKMHNATNFFIGNLAFSDMLMCATCVPFTLAYAFHPRGWIFGKFMCYFVFLMQPVTVYVSVFTLTAIAVDRYYATVHPLKKRISITTCTYILAGVWLMSCALAAPALAHTYHIEFQDQDLTICEEFWMRMKKEHLAYAYSTLIITYILPLSAVSLSYLRITLKLKNRVVPGNATHNQEKWEKVKRKKIFRLLVLLVAAFGVCWLPLHVFNIIRDIDIKLINKDYFNLIQLLCHCFAMSSACCNPFLYAWLHDRFRAELKKMFTCKKKIVPTNNCIAVSVVL